A stretch of DNA from Tigriopus californicus strain San Diego chromosome 8, Tcal_SD_v2.1, whole genome shotgun sequence:
TGTCTCATCTACGCTTGATTACTCGTGCCTGGACGAATTCTCCAGagtgctgggacgagtccggcaaaagacccttgattttctgacttgttgccggactcgagtcttttattGGACTCCAGTCAAACAAAAGACTATCTTATTTTTATAAATCCAAAAAAGGCTTATGAAATTGTCATTCAAGGGCTCCTTCCTTACATCGTCAATTCATCATGAGTAAAAGCCCATTTTCTggcgaaatgaaaaaaaccgaatgtttttttttttatatatgtatttattgcgagaagcatgtctcattggatatatatatataagtggtacatgaatgtcaattcaaatgtgttctttttttgtgttttttaatATAACCGCTCGAGCCCGGTCAATTTCCGcgaaatcgagtaaaagactcgagtgcattCCGACTCGCTCCAGCATTAGTTCTCCGCTGGTTtctccccccccaaaaagaaaaaaaaatcatgcgaGGTTCTTGTattcaaaaataaaactgTCGTGCATTTTTCATCCCGACCTTTCAGGGAGCTCGTGAGCCTTTCTTTTTCCAGCTAAATTATCCAAATCTGccctggttttttttttggatctAAAAATTCTTGCCCCATTTCCTAGATTAACGAAGACAACTCACGTGTATTTTATCTATGAACGTGGAATGAATGCATATTCAGAACCATCTGTGTATAAGTATTCATCAGTCATTTTGAGATATCAAATCCGCCaccttttgttattgtttaccTTTTTCCCTGCCTACTTGaagacttcaaaattggaattgtACCAAAACCCTTTACTAATAATAAAGGGCAATAATAAAGATATACTCTTCAAGCAAAGCCACACTTCATCGCAAGACATGGATTCAAATTGTATTAAATCAGAATTTAGAGGGTATGAGATTTTTCTAGACGAAAATAATGATGTGGTTCATATGACTGCCCGTCCAAGCCATGACTCATCTGCATTGCCCGCATTGCCCGTGCCGGCCGTATCTACCGTCTCTAGCCGATTGAACCCTAAGAGCGACTCAGACCCGGACACCCCCCACCGACTTCATTTTATCAAATTCGTTAAACGACAAGGACGAACGCTCAAGTTGTGGGAATGTGGGCTTTGCGGCCAAGATTTTCGCCATCAATCCTATCTTATACGACATCTTCCCATTCATACAGGTACATATATCTATTTAGACTCTAATTTAGACCAAGTAGATCTACATTCACTCTAACCAGTGGacttttcagccttttttggGAAACCCTTGGGTTTCAGCTACGAACTGACTCATTGTAACACCGTAACACTGTTTGGCACATTTCGTATGGTAcgatttcataaaaaaatcagTGAGAGTTCAGTACTTGATGGCttgaattgtcatttttggcataACTTTTAATAGAGCCAATCGCTAATAGATCAAACTCCAAATCTCTTATTTGTCATCTTCTTCCGTTAAGACGTTCTTGATTATTGTGTCGCAACTTAATCAAACATGAACCGAGTACGCTCGTATGTTGGCCAGCCTTAAAGATCGGGTCTCTAGCTTTTTAACCGCCATAACAGCCTCCAAGAACATGCTCTATGTCTAAATCTGTCTTTTTAGGAGAGAAGCGGTTCTCGTGTCCGATGTGTGAGAAATCGTTTAGTCATTCTTCATCTTGGATTCAACACAAGGCCACCCATTCCGACCATCGTCCTTATGCTTGCGACGTTTGCCTCAAAACCTTTGCCCGAGCCTCGACTTTGGTCGCTCATCAAAAGACTCACATCTCCGACAAGGAGTTCAAATGTGATCAATGTGACATGAGTTTCCACCAGAAAATCAACCTTCAGCATCATCTATACGCACATTCCGGCGAAAAACCGTATCATTGTGAGGATTGTGAAAAATCTTTCACCCAACTCTCGAATCTGAAATCCCATCAACGAAGCCATCACGCCATTTCAAAAGTGAAGAACGCGACTCGAATCTGAATATCTCTGAATATCCTCTGAAAGTCTTGACAAAAATCAGGTTACACATTAGCAGAAGAACTGCGGGTTCTCCAATTTCTTGGCCATGTCCTTGAGATCTCGGATTTGATCGTTGATGACTTTCAGCCATTCGTCACGTTGTTCCTCGGATTCGCATTGGACCACAATCGCGGAATCCTCTCTCCGGGAGGCAGTGGTGGATCGCTCCAAAAGCTCCAATCCCTTTTCCAGCTCAAAGCCAAAGTTCGAATCGCTCTTATTGAACTCGCGGACAATAACATTGTTCATCTGatatccaaagaagaaacaTAACAATATACAGTTAACACTCACTAGGTTTTGAGTGATTGAGTGTACCTTAAAATTGGCCACAAAGTCGAAGCTTTGGGGGGAAGACGGGTCGTTGACTGAGTGGGGGTTCTCGCAAATGATGATGGTCTCTTGGAATATGAAGAACTGGCAATGCTTGATTTTGGGGCGCTTGAGATTTCCTTTCCGTTTGAAGCAGTCTATTGTCCCGCGTTTCAAAAGCAAGCCTTGAGCCGTCACATCACCCTGATTGGTTTGATGGAATTACATTCAGCACCTGGTCGGCACTCAGACGACAAAACGACTTTGTAAATGTTTAAGATAATTGTACCTCAAAGCCACGGATTCTGCCAGCAAGCATCATGTTGTTGGTGTATTTGGCGATTTCTTGCGCAACATCAAAGGCCGTCTGAATTTTTTGAATCAGCTCCTCTTCAACCTCGGCTTTTTTGTAGTTCTTGAGCACCTCGGATAACAAAAGCTGATATCGAGTGACTCTTTGAATCGGAGTCATCATTTGCGTGCTCAAAGCTTGTTGGAATCCTTCTTTTAATCTCACAACCTGAGGCGTTGGGGTTTATTTTTAGTGGTAGTTCTTAATTCATCGATGAGTGGAAAAGACTTACGGCAAAGTATTTGTCGTTGTGTTGCGTGATGATATACTCAGACTTCGGTTTGTTCAGACAATATCttccatatttcattttcatgatatCGCGTTTACTTTCAAACAAGTAGGCAAGTCGACCTGGATCATCCAcgcatttttcaatttcaggcAAGATGCTTCTGAAACATTGATTCAAAATAGGTTGAGAGAAATATTTTCGAGAATTTCCGACAAATTCTTTGAACGGATGTGACATACAGTAAAAAAGCTATCTTGGGTGGGAAGTGATTTGCTAGAGCTCAATAGATTCAAGAACCAAATGAAAGTGCCAAGCAATACAATGAAACATGTCAGTATTTTAAGAACATTTtaaattgatttgattaaaACTTGGTCTTAACATTCGCGATTTCGCGATGGCTAAATGAGTATACGAACTCTGTTTCAAAAAACAGCTTATTGGTACATTTGTGATATTGGCTTGATATTCAAAGTATTTGGAAAATCATACCTGACGTGAAAGTCGTAAATATCTCGgatatttccaaaaataatGCGGTTTTTGCCTCCCATGAGATCTGTCGGTATCTTGATGCGACCCTCGGGATTAGTTTTAGTCTCTTCCATATATTTATAGTAACCTTCGACGATTTCGTTTAGGTTCTTCTCCACATAAGTTCTTTCCGTGGTCAACAATTCTTTGAGTTTATGTTGAGCAGTGAAGAGTGACTTGGCGGCCATATCCTCGGCGGGTATCGTCTGATCGGTCTCATAAGTGGCACTATTCCGAGCACTTCCAGAAGACGAAACGGTTTCACTGAATCTTCAAAACCGAGAATGCTAATTAATAGGCTTGATTGACAATTGAAATCGTCTCACCGGTAACCCTGACCCAGGGACTCTTAATAGAGGgaacgacacggctttccttggcccgccaagttaggccattgtgttgaattaagacagaAGCTCTAGTATCAAAGAAACTAGATTGCCCatgctacatagtacattaagtGTAACATTTTTCCTAagaaatgatctctttgataaaCATCTCGGTTCATATTCCAAATATTTCTACGTTTATTTTAAAAATTagtagaaaaaatgaaattatcgTGAAAGCtaaattaatcaaaatcaacttAAAAGTCTTTGAAATCAGTGAAATAACAGACAAATCTTGCTCAAAAATTCTTCtagaaagaaaatccaaaACCAGAATCAATTTATCAATTCATGAGGAGCTTAAactcaaaaataacaaaagaaatatatgaaaTAGGGCAATAAAAGCACATGTACATGTACACAATGTACatatttgacaaaacaaacatcagaCATTGGAGGAAATTGATGGGCTATCTTTGAGATGAGTTTATGTGTCTACTTGTTAGGAAGTTTACAAAAAAGTCAGGCATTATATGAGGTGCACAAACtacaaaaaataattgaaacttagtcaagatgtgcctgaaacatttttcttcaaacaatatcATTATCAAAACATTATTTATAGATtatgttttgagcaaattcttgctttatcaagacCACTTGATTGGTATTTTTCAGTAATTGTACAACAAGACATGTCGGAACTCATTTTAAGTACATTTACACACCTTGTCTGAAGCATAAACCATCCACGGTTACAAAACGGATATTAGTCACATCTTTTGTACAAAAACTTTGACAGTCATGGACATTCTACAATATCAGCACTAACAGCTAAGGCCTAACTTGGCGAGAAAGTTTGGTAATCACAAAAAGGCGGCGTTTCCTTGCTCGAGTGTCCTTGCTCTAACTCACCTCCGGGAGTTATGATACGTTCCGGATATATCCGAATCCTGTCTCATTATAGGGCGTGCTGTAGGGTCAGTCTTGGCGGAATTGGACCTCTCTTCGCGTTCGCATGACTTTGGCCGTCCTTTCTTGGGATTGGTAAGTGTGCCAAAGGATGACAAGCTCTGAAAGAGTGCGACAGTCACAATCAAATGAGTGGTTAGTCACTCACCATCATTAAGTATGACGAATCAAGCCTCACTTCCTTACCAAAGCATCTACAAACGTGGTGAAGTATCGCGAACGGTTGCTCGCTCGCTTCTTCTTGGCCGTGTCACGGCGTGATGCCGAAACCCGTGTGGGAGGCGTGGGGCGTTCTTCGGGAGTCTCATCGTCATCTTTGGGCCAAACCCGTTCTTGGACATCGCTCTCGTGCAATGCTTCATCAACGTCCTTTTGATCGCCGTCAAGATCGCTTTCAGTGATGGTGGGCTCGGAGAGACCGCGCATAATTGATTTCGCTCGCATAGACATTGTTTTCTGCACGATCCGAATGTTTCTTGGTTTCcgagcacacacacactcacacagatacagagagagagagaaagagagagagggtgtATCGATATCAGATTCTGCCAACAAACTTGGGTTTTTGATGTGGGTAGATGAAATCCGATGCTGACATCTTGTTGATTCGACTCGAAATTGCTTTGACACACGGATTTTATGTTAGAAATCGTTTGGTCGAATTGTACTTGCTATTCTTTTGAAGCGAGTAAGTGAGACGGATAGAAATTGCTTATCAAGGTACTATGTCACTTCCGTagcgttactttttctgcAATGCATTGCAGCCAGTACTATATGCATATGGATGGTTCACGTTACAAAGgaattttcttgtcaaactgATGGCGTATTTTGTACTATTTGACGTTCTTAAGTTAAACACATTGGGCAGGGAGGTAAACGTTTCGTCGCAAAATCACCTAATATACTGTATACTTCAcgcttttttttctattttaacACCGGATCGTGTCAACGTTCGAATTGATAAAATCTCCGGTAAATCAATAATGGCATCAAATAAACAACTGTCATGGAAGGTAGTGAGAAGACGATGACAAGtggcttttttcaaaattagacaTGACATCCGCCATTGAAATAGAGGACTGGTTtgctgtgtttttttttgacaggCCTTGATAGTAAGACTTATTAGGGACAATATCGAAATAGGACCACGGAAATCCCCTGGATAGTAAACGCTGTTGTAAGAAATGCCAAACTTTTGTACTTTGTGACATGCAAATCTCTtaaaaattgtgaaaacaTCGTACACGATATGTCGCTTAATCATACTTGCATTGTAAGGTAATGCTGCCACATGAATGTGCTGATATTCATGGCCACCCTCTCTGTCCCGATATGCAAGTATTCACTTTATCGGAAGTATTATTAATGTTTGTTAAATTCACTTCCAACAAATAAGAGACCTGTAACTCAGATGCTTCAATTTCATAAGATTTCTGGATCGAGTGGCTGAGCACAATCATTGTTAATCAAGATTCATGCATCTTTGAAAATTCACGATTCCTTCAATTCCACAACGTATTCCCAGGTTTTCAGATTCCTTAGTGTTGCATTGTCATGTCATGTCATTAACTTATGCATTATGCAGGTTTTGAGGTCGATGTGGGCGCGATTTGCTAAAATCACAGGTGctagtttgaaatgaaaattttgcaCAGAGTCCGTGAGATGGCCCGTTTGAATTGAAACggttttaatttgaaatagaaaatgttcaatatGTTGGGGATTTCGTTATTATTTCCCACTCATCTCCCAATGGCCAACAACCATCAAAGTGACCCTGCAATCTGTACTACGGAAAGCGGATGAAAAAGCCTCATACTAGATTTTACAATATCACAAATCATGACTACAATAGTGAAATTGAAGGTTTCGAAAAACATGTGCATGTAAAAAGAAGTGAAAGAATATAGATGACATGTGTCTGTTATGGACTTTTCATTGATATTCTCTATCGTTTGATCACACATTATGGACCTTTATTGATGtctttggtcaaaatatgcaaactTAGTAATCATATTTGTAAGAACAGTAAAATAAGTTTTTGCGGAAgtacatatattttttcaaaacaaaattcgtGCTTTAAACCTACGTATTTTGCATTGCTCCATTAACAGTTCTAACTAGCAAAAAAGCGAGGTGGTACTATTACAGTTGCCACCGGGACATCTAATGAGTGATGTGGTAATATGGTTGAAAtaatttatcaaatttgatgatgagAGTGGATCCTTTGAAACATAAATTGGGAGACTGAATTAGCCTCCACTCCAGGGGTTCAAAATGCCATGAACTGTACTGGATACGCGCATGGAAGCATTGAATGCTACCTTCATACCAACTGTACTTTCCATTCTGAAAAGAGTCCCACAATCCTACTATCTTTCAAAACTCAACAAGCATTCAACCAAGAATGATATCCTCTTTGGAGCCATCTCCAACTGCATgcaaacattcaaattttagtGCAATATCTTTTGGTGTCTCGAAAATGTGTCATGTGTTTGTTCAACCTTGCACCTGATTGCTTCCTCCGAACCCTCGTCCaactagaaaaaaaaggttcgcGATACCGTCGCCCTTTAACCCAAATAAAGCCCACTTAGCAATAACTCGTTCAGTCGTTTCAATCCAATTTAACCAAAGGTGTCCTGAATCGAAGCCGTTGTACACCCCGCACCCATTTACACATGTGCACCTATGTATGTACTTTAGAGGCATAGGACAAGGATACGTACCTGTTGAATGTACGAGTACACTCTACGCCAAATTACTCCCACACATTTCTTTCTGTCCGGGCCAGTTTTTGGGGCGAATATTTACTCTCTCGGTGCTTTGAGACTTGGTCGGGTTCAAGTTTTGTACACCTGGCCACTTGAGTTAAGTGAAGTTGCCAGAATTGAAGCAGATCGCTTTGAGACATCTTCTAATTGAGATTTCTCACGTGTTGCTAGTTCATTGTGCCAATCACCCGCAATGAGACGATTTGGTCGACCCATCGGAAATGCCGATTCGTTGGCTTTTATGCACTACCATAATACCAAAGAGCGGaaggaatttgaattggcaggtAAGTTCATGTGAAGACTTGGCTTGGTCTATTGTTGAACAGATTCTTTTTTTAGGCCATCCCACCAATTATTTCTACGGCACGAGCCAAGACCAAGGGATTCAAGTGGCCAAGGTCGGGTTCTATTCGGTGGAAAACAGCACCAATCATCGAACGGAGAAATATGAACAGGT
This window harbors:
- the LOC131884455 gene encoding zinc finger protein 776-like produces the protein MDSNCIKSEFRGYEIFLDENNDVVHMTARPSHDSSALPALPVPAVSTVSSRLNPKSDSDPDTPHRLHFIKFVKRQGRTLKLWECGLCGQDFRHQSYLIRHLPIHTGEKRFSCPMCEKSFSHSSSWIQHKATHSDHRPYACDVCLKTFARASTLVAHQKTHISDKEFKCDQCDMSFHQKINLQHHLYAHSGEKPYHCEDCEKSFTQLSNLKSHQRSHHAISKVKNATRI
- the LOC131884453 gene encoding kalirin-like gives rise to the protein MSMRAKSIMRGLSEPTITESDLDGDQKDVDEALHESDVQERVWPKDDDETPEERPTPPTRVSASRRDTAKKKRASNRSRYFTTFVDALSLSSFGTLTNPKKGRPKSCEREERSNSAKTDPTARPIMRQDSDISGTYHNSRRFSETVSSSGSARNSATYETDQTIPAEDMAAKSLFTAQHKLKELLTTERTYVEKNLNEIVEGYYKYMEETKTNPEGRIKIPTDLMGGKNRIIFGNIRDIYDFHVRSILPEIEKCVDDPGRLAYLFESKRDIMKMKYGRYCLNKPKSEYIITQHNDKYFAVVRLKEGFQQALSTQMMTPIQRVTRYQLLLSEVLKNYKKAEVEEELIQKIQTAFDVAQEIAKYTNNMMLAGRIRGFEGDVTAQGLLLKRGTIDCFKRKGNLKRPKIKHCQFFIFQETIIICENPHSVNDPSSPQSFDFVANFKMNNVIVREFNKSDSNFGFELEKGLELLERSTTASRREDSAIVVQCESEEQRDEWLKVINDQIRDLKDMAKKLENPQFFC